In the Populus trichocarpa isolate Nisqually-1 chromosome 1, P.trichocarpa_v4.1, whole genome shotgun sequence genome, AACAAGATCTCCATCTTGACAACTTACAATGGCCAAAAACTTCGTGATGTTATCAACAGAAGATGTGTTCCTTATGACTTCATCGGCCCACCCAGCAAGGTAAAATGCTCGAATGAGTAGTGAAAAATAACTATTGCATAGAAAATGAGTAGCGGGTTAAAGttgtttttcatgtgtttttgtaattttgctCAGAAAGAGTAATGGTTAAGTGTTATTTTCATCTGTTTGCTTGACCAAATAAAAGCTATCCCTGTGACTTCCTTGGTGCATACTGAGTGACCAATTCAACCCATGGGACAGCTTCTGTTGCATCAATGGCAAATTGGTTTCTCTTTTTCACAGTTGTTTCAATTCAGGTTGCAGGCTTTCATATATATTCAATCTCATTATAAACTCATCAATATTGTTCTTCTACAGCTCACAACTGTTGACAAGTTTCAAGGACAGCAAAATGGTTTTTCTTTACAGCTCACAGCTGTTGACTTGGGCTATATGTATTTTGCCGCAGATCTCTGTTTGAACAATGCTATGAACTGCAGCCTACATTTCAACTTCTGCTTCAGGGACCCGATCACCTTGCACTGAATTTTGGTGAAGTTTCGACATATACACAGCGGCAAGTTGAAGACACTGGACATCCTTGTTTTGTTAGCAGTGTTGAGGAGGTGGGACACATTGTAATGGATAAAATGAATCAACTGTCTCAGGTATAGCTCTTCGGGTTATATACCTTTCTTGTCTTGGTTCATGGCTGAATCTTCGATTCATTATAGGTCGAGGAACAGTCTAAAGAGGCTTGCTGACTTAAAACCTAACTTAAGCTATGGTCACATGCACAAAGAAACTAGCATCTGCCAATAGCATGGTAAATTTTGAAGGGAAACCTGCCTTAAGTTAGGTGAAAGCTGCTCCCTCTGAGCATTGCAGCGGGACAAATAAAGCATTTGAGGTTGATGAAGGTTATATATATCGCTGTGAGTCAACTCTCACCTAATAAATTGTAGTTAGTGAAGGATCAAACTTTTGATAACACCTTTGGCTGTCTTTTTTCATATCCATCCACTATCTTCTCCTAAGAAAATcttctgcatttttttttcttgcctgtTATTATTAAAATGGTATCTGGCTTGTGCTTGGGTGATGGTGTTGTAAATTCAAGGTGCACCATGTATAGCTCAAAGCAGCGAAAGGCTTGTGATTTTGCTAAGGTATGGTTAAGTAGCTGAAATGGAAAACCTTGGGCTCAGTAATATGCCAAGTTACTTGATATTCATTTTGCAAGCTGCAGAAACCCTTTTCCAGTCTGTGATGTGGTGCATACGGGCATTGTTGTTTTACAATTAATCCACTAGCAACTTTTTTTATGGTCTCGTAAGAAGTTCCAGCAGCTAAAGTCACGGTTTCTCACGTTTGATGAGCTATCAGCTTGAGCAGTACATGGCTTATTGATCCGATGGACCTGCTCCTGCAAATGGGGCAGTTGATGATACACCAGTCTGATGAACCTAAAGAGATGGACGGGATTGCAAACAGTGAAGATGGGGGTTTGCCACCTGAGAAGCAATTAAGTGAGGGAAAGGAGAGTGAGGCTTCCCCAAATGATGAAAACCAGAAAGAGATATGAATGGGGAATCATGCACGGGGTAGCAGAGTAGCCTCATTGATACGGTGAATTTACTCTCTCCCCATAATCACAGCCATAAGCATAACTTGCCGATGGAGTGATTGGCGTGATGCCAATCGGTAACTGTTCAGCTCAGT is a window encoding:
- the LOC7496008 gene encoding uncharacterized protein LOC7496008, with protein sequence MAKNFVMLSTEDVFLMTSSAHPARSLFEQCYELQPTFQLLLQGPDHLALNFGEVSTYTQRQVEDTGHPCFVSSVEEVGHIVMDKMNQLSQVEEQSKEAC